From the genome of Polypterus senegalus isolate Bchr_013 chromosome 8, ASM1683550v1, whole genome shotgun sequence:
GTTTCCAGAGTTGTAATTTGTTTATGGATTTTTCCCCGGCCACCactgtaaatataataattacaTATTCAGGACTTTACCAATTAATGTAACTGTTTGGTACCCAGTAAagaaaagtatattcttaaagttgatgacttgcatatattcaaagagaatcatgagtatatatgaaaataaacattatatcTTAGTGCACGTTAGTATAGTAAGGGTTAAATCACAAAAAGACTTGTGCCTGTATATCTTGTTATTTTTCTTAGCAAACTGGAAACTAAGAATATTTCCTGAGTCACGGTCAGGTATATAGAGATTGACAGACAAACCCTAACCCGAAGACCCCCACCTCCCAAAATAATCACTCCCTCTCCAGGTGGTGAATGCTAACTGAGAACTAGAGACCATGGTGGCAAaaactggacaggttcaaggtggcCTGTCAGGTGGCTATGATGGATAAGACACAGTACTATGCTCATTAGGCTGGTTAATATTGGTGTACATTTTTGGAGGCAAGACCTAAGGCAATGGGAAATTGAAGTTGGATAGTGAGTGAAGTAAGCTTTTGATAAGGACTATAATAAATGAAAGAGAACTGAGTTGCTAATTGTTCAGTTCATCTCAACTCAGACTGTGTGCACATCACACAATAAAATTTGATTCTGCCTGCACAACCTGAGATCACCGAGTGCCTTCTTTGAGCAGCGTTTATCTGCCACAACACCAGTAccaatgaaaagaacaaaaatgcattttttttttcactaaaacatgttattatgAAAGGAAATGATATACACGAAGTGCACAGGTTgtttaagaaataaatgaatttacaatgtttatttaaaacaatatcttGATATTTTCACATTGCTATTTACATATGCACTATACACATACAAaggttttaatatttgtaataagCCTACTAAAACCAATGCTTCTTGCTGAATGCAGGCACACTTGATATAAGATATAAGAAGGCAATAGACTTTGTATCAGAATTGCTTGCtatctgaaataaagaaaataaaagtgtttatgcAATGGCAAAAGTCCAATAAAGATTTTAATCAtttatactaaaaatattttatacatgttTCCACTAATCATGCAGAGATCACTGCTACTTTTTCCTAGATCTTAGGCCTTGGATTTACAATTCAGACTTAGAGTGAACTACGTATTTGTTCTCTTAATGAAATATAAAGATATGTGGCTTCTTCTGCTTTATCAGGAGGATCTAATTGAAGTTCAGTCATCAGTAGGCAGCACAGTTCAAATACTGTCTGATCACATGGGTATTGTCTTGTCTGACATTCCTCTTCACAAACCTCAATATCCTGTACACTGCAAGGACAGAAATTGTCTTCAGCACCATAGAGATGTGGAACAGTATACATGATAAAAGGTTTACCATGGGGGGAATTGCTGTTTCGCTGAGGTCTAATGCGATGCATGTTCCATAAGTGAGACACACAATTTAGTTCCtcctaaaataaattataaaaaaaattgtctaGGTAAACTTATACCTGATCAGTAGTCACTACTTAAATGTGCCATCTTAAGTTATTTTTATGTCGATATTTTCTGGCAAGTGCTTCATTCACATCTATGAGCAGTTTAGTTTGTCATTCAACCGAGCAATTCTATTTATGGATGAAAATAATGGTCCTTACAATAAGAACACAGTTTAATAGAGGGGTACAGGCTCTGTAAACAATGACAAACATTTGCAAGTAGCTCAGTGCTTCTTAATATAAAAGAGTACATTTTTATAAGTTGCACACTGACTCC
Proteins encoded in this window:
- the LOC120534210 gene encoding uncharacterized protein LOC120534210 isoform X2; this translates as MYPLFWMEITESKHQIPMWTFLEYSSMKKLKEEDQCTGDFLDKSLLQFCFMKLLQEELNCVSHLWNMHRIRPQRNSNSPHGKPFIMYTVPHLYGAEDNFCPCSVQDIEVCEEECQTRQYPCDQTVFELCCLLMTELQLDPPDKAEEATYLYISLREQIRSSL